The genome window GTCACATGTCTTACCTCTTATTCTCCACACACGCCACAAGAAACGTCAGCAGATAGAAGGAGAGGAAGATCCCCAGACAGAAGAGCATTCCCATCACATACACGTCAGCtgaagacacaaacacacacaacgaATGAACGGATGAACGGATGAATAGACACAGTAGATGGTGTTGAGCTCACAGTTGATAGCAGGAGACACAATCACATCCAGAGTTTTACTGCGATTTCCAGCATCCATCAGCTCATCTGAAACACAGAGAGAGTGAAGTGAGGCTGTAATGACCCCTGAGCAGTGTGAtgtgcgctgtgattggtctaacCAGGTAAGAGGGGGTAGAACCTCAGCGGTCCTCCACACGCCTCATCTTCAGTCTTCAGTACCACCACCACGTAAAAGCTGTTACTGGGAAAGTCCTTCCTCTGGAAGACACACAACTCACAAATCACACACACtgaccctgtgtgtgtgtgtgagtgtgtctgtgtgtgagagtgtgtgtgtgagagtgtgtgtgtgtgtgttcatgtttgtatatcccggtggggacctaaacctgaatacacaccaacacatggggactcgtgtcactgtggggaccaaaattgaggtcctcatgggcacaaaagcttataaattgtacagaacaatattttttacaaatctaaaaatgcaaaaagtgttctatgatctttaggtttagggatagggttaggggataaaatatagtttgtacagtatacaactcattacgcctatggactgtccccacggggataataaaccagacatgtgtgtgtgtgtgtgtgtgagtgttttacCTGGACTGTGATAGCAGCAGTGGTGGTCATAGTCTGATACATGCCAATAAATGCCACATTATTATCCAGATCAAAAACAGGACACtagacaaacagagagagagacggatgtTTTCACATatctgactgtgtgtgtgtgtgtgtgtgtgtgtgtgtgtgtgtgtgttgtttctcACCTGGATGTCTTGTATAGACATGACTGAACAGGGAAAGTTCTTCTGTGAGTTTATCTTCACGATCACCGTGTCCACACCATCAGGAAACACATACTTAAagaactacacacacacacacacacacacacacacacacacacacacagattcattACACACTTGTGCCGCTATAAAACACACGAGTAGGACACCACAGGACTGACATTTTACTCTGTGTTGAGATTTAACACTTGATTTATTTCTACACAATGCAAAACGAAAGCACTAAAGACCCGAAAAAGGCCTCGTGtcaaatgaaagtgtgtgtgaaCCTGGGGCTGGGATGGCGTTGCGTTGAAGCAGAATTTCTTGTCTGTCCTGtaaacacagagagaaaagTGCATCAGCGCTCACTGCACACTACACGCTACAAGAATAAAACCTCCTTTACATTTTCAGCTGAGCTTGACCTGATTCAACAGCAGAATGAATTGTGTTTGGCCACATGAGTGACTCACAGCAGATTGAAGCTGTCCACGCGACTGACACGCAGCTGATAGTGAACCCCAGCGCTGGACAGCGTCGACACGTCCACATAGAAGAACTGCATCTCTGACACGGCTTTAGTGGGCGGCTGGCACAGCGTCCGGCCCACCTGAGTGTACTGATATTTCCTCTGATACCTGAACACATCACACTCAATCGTATCGACATGTGAACACAAGAGGAAGTGACACCAGAAAAACATCGCTTCGCTTGAACGAAGGTCAAAGTTCACTCCCATCATATCTGAGTTGAAGTTAAACTGAGATGAGATTGTCGTCGGACACGCCCCGCTACAGGTGTGATGGCGACAGGTGTGTACTCACAAGCCTCTGAGAATGAGTGGAACCTGAAACGACAGAACCGCCTGTTTCTGTCTGACCACGAACAGCAGCGGACTTTGAACGCTCTCTGACAGCAGCTCCACTGAAACCCGCACGCCCTccgtctgagagagagagagagacggttgAGTGAGTGTGATCAGAGTATGAAAGAGTGTGTGTGAAGTGCATCTGGACTCCTGCCTTGTTTCTGGAGACGGTGTGGTTGTACGAGTAGATGGTCTGGTTGTCACTGGTGACCGTGTCATAGTAAGTGACATCAAACTGAGCGTCTCTCTGTATGACCACGTTACTGCCGTCCACCGGCGCACACCAGCACAGCATCAGCATCAGGACCAGCCCGACCACAGCGGAGCGGACAGGAGCGCAGCACATCTCCAGCATACTGTCTGCTTCATCAGCCTgacaactacacacacacacacacacactttattaCTCGGACACACACTACAATCAGCCATTTTGATGAAAGTAAACATAAAAGAAGGATAACCTATGCATACTACATTATAGACACGTGACAGATGAGATTATTCCTTAGGGCTGTCTTTCTAATCATTAACAGCAGATGAACTGTAATCATCTCAGCAATAAACCTCaggcacacacatgtacacattaGCACACAGTGTGTAGAGTATGacactacagtacagtatatgtgtgcgtgtgcagtGAGGACTGACCGTGTCTTCCGCTCAGCTGTTATCCGTTCAACACGCGACTgatcgcacacaaacacacataacaaCACACTCAATCCGATCTAAAACTGATGGAAACGCAGCGACAAACTCGAATCTCTTCCGTTCTGATCCGCTTGCTCTCGCGCTGCGCTGCGCTGTTGATACCGACGCAGTGACGTCATCGCGCACGTATCATGTGACATGCGCCATAAACATTGAAATACAACAAATAGACAGgtactagaagggatacagctacgaaaaatctcgccatataattacaataaatgacattagctaacgccttcACCTACCCCAAcactaaacctaaccttacaataataaagaaaatatgaatcaagtgttttcagcgtgacaaaaatgatgcggcattgaagtgcgcatgcccagtggagggaGCTGTgtcccttctagtcaaaaccgGTGCGTTCCAAACAGGATGTGTCGCCCTCCGAAGGTGACACCACAGAAAACATCGctccaaataaagagaaaattacgttgtttttattgttccttttgccaagtgaattttaaacggaCACATTAAGAGATACAATTGCGTTCTTCCCTCTAGAGTTTAAACATCAAGAGTTTTAAGTTACTCTAAGaagagtagggcatagggatgattaCTTCGAAAAAGGAcgcaggtacacacacacacaaacaaacaaacaaaaaacattatcaGTCGTGTCTATCTACACTtctatgttatttatattttacgtgtgatttgaatatttgttttacatttaactttatttttaaagcaagtGAAGGAGCATTTGCTGTAATTCCAGCTGCTTTTATTAATGTTTGCCATCCACTTAAATCCGAagcagaaataaagtgaatgaatgagtgTCGGTACTGATTTTATCCGGATCTActtcaaaacaaaatattttcagcAGCCGAATAAACACTAGTAACGATTATTAAAAGATTGCACGGCACATTATTTTAGGTAAAGTGTTCCTTCCTTTAGCATAACTTACTCTTCGTCTTATTCTAGTGTTTTAGGGCGGCTTGGCAAGCCAACGTAaaaggtgcattaccgccacctactgatCTGGAGTGTGCATTGACTTGAAGTGAACTTgaaaagacaaaataataaaaccttACTACACCCTATCCATTAttcctgttttttaaatatttgaatgatATTCCATGAACACATTTACTCTTCCTAGAAACCAGCTGTTTTTTCTGCACGCGGAAGTGACGTCAGAGGATCAACAGCAACTGCAATGTGATTGGTCGCTCGGACTGTCCATCAGAGAGCTGAactcttttctctttctttctgtttgatgatgtttaaggaaagtgacctatttgtcaggtatggtgctccttacccaaaatgtgacctctgcatttaacccatccagagaatggtgaccacacgtacacccggagcagtgggcagctatctatggagcgaaaattgtgcctaaatttaacaaacaaatccagcgttttgcaaacaaacgcaaccttttttgcaaaagaaactaaactctgaaacaaacagaaagcgttttacaaatacataatgcaattcgagagaaaatgcaaaggtgtaacatataaatgtactgtgtttaagtctcacctttttatgagattctctcagcttgattttctcacaaatgtgatcgtgcagattttctcagttatgcaacttctcccaaaacagcagatagttcaattgtttgacttagatttatattactgtttttttgtgctggtttgttttattgcaaaaattgcccaaatagcttgaaatagccaaaaatatagcagaattcattttaaacctaaataggctaatggcaaccaaacaaagccgacgactgactgaaacaactgccacgacgatttatttgcttttccatcttttatagcctagaaagctctctactttaatgcaatagtgtttagacataatgttaaatactttttatctatgagttgttatgtataaaagtcaaacatatgtatcagtgcaactttcatgcagaaaaatcactaaaaaccgagtcgcatctcagaaagagtgcaaaatactatactgaaatcttacaaaaaattgactgatttctgtttaatttcttttaatgaattgaatgaattaatctgattacactgcacaatgaactttacatcgtgtctgctgttttttatgtggtatcgtgagcgcgcatcgcgcctaaactgaactattttgcacattgtttcgctaccacctgcagcgtgaattggggtgtttgagatggagagaaacagatttatttctgaagcgggagcttcggaagatggagttttcagtcattactgaaagtcaataggttataatctagcctatatattgcaagcaaataatagctgtttgttaacagcacaaaataagaccgcaaaaacgaagaaatgaatctgattttactgcacaattaatttgacatgcttaattttacatatgtgcagtgcgtctaaaattcttttgcacaatattttgcttccacctgtagcatgtagcatgcttctctgttacaaactaaagccagagcagtgaagtgaagagtgacgttgctttcagccaatggaaaatacaacaatttttggtgttattttttgattctcattgggtgggcgAGACATATGTTTAGGGGgattcagcccacccctgcccatgcctagagcaagccctgatataaacacaaaattacaagtatgtcaaaattcccttataagaaagtatccttgaaaaagtagtttgttttgtgaacgtaaacagttgggaaacaagaacgagagaatgagatggggtggaaggggtgacaacattgcaaatgcatccagtttgttgtatgttatttgtatattaaaaccaatgcataattcatt of Triplophysa rosa linkage group LG14, Trosa_1v2, whole genome shotgun sequence contains these proteins:
- the LOC130565255 gene encoding SID1 transmembrane family member 2-like isoform X2, translated to MLEMCCAPVRSAVVGLVLMLMLCWCAPVDGSNVVIQRDAQFDVTYYDTVTSDNQTIYSYNHTVSRNKTEGVRVSVELLSESVQSPLLFVVRQKQAVLSFQVPLILRGLYQRKYQYTQVGRTLCQPPTKAVSEMQFFYVDVSTLSSAGVHYQLRVSRVDSFNLLTDKKFCFNATPSQPQFFKYVFPDGVDTVIVKINSQKNFPCSVMSIQDIQCPVFDLDNNVAFIGMYQTMTTTAAITVQGQCV
- the LOC130565255 gene encoding SID1 transmembrane family member 2-like isoform X1 → MLEMCCAPVRSAVVGLVLMLMLCWCAPVDGSNVVIQRDAQFDVTYYDTVTSDNQTIYSYNHTVSRNKTEGVRVSVELLSESVQSPLLFVVRQKQAVLSFQVPLILRGLYQRKYQYTQVGRTLCQPPTKAVSEMQFFYVDVSTLSSAGVHYQLRVSRVDSFNLLTDKKFCFNATPSQPQFFKYVFPDGVDTVIVKINSQKNFPCSVMSIQDIQCPVFDLDNNVAFIGMYQTMTTTAAITVQRKDFPSNSFYVVVVLKTEDEACGGPLR